A part of Salvelinus alpinus chromosome 23, SLU_Salpinus.1, whole genome shotgun sequence genomic DNA contains:
- the LOC139550489 gene encoding uncharacterized protein, producing MRRLRRKGGNNEKVFGCDLLDHLSTTCQEIPQVLRSCSEFIEEHGVVDGIYRLSGVSSNTQKLRGEFDSEGTPDLNKDVYLQDIHCVSSVCKAYFRELPNPLLTYQLYDKYAEAVAIQLEEERLVKIKDVLKELPAPHYKTLEFLMRHLVKMASHSSHTNMHSRNLAIVWAPNLLRSKDIEASGFNGTAAFMEVRVQSIVVEFILTHVPQLFPDSGITERRKSLPSPSIHNPEEPFFRAIPFQLGNISPGDGPPAMRSYHAIIDGTDKRKGSLKGRKWKSIFNLGGRLHDPRRRNKNSAKEKERTVLRPAKSMDSLSSVPYPHEGSRQRPPSTVMSPLAQPSPCTQGGAEGGASSSGGDVGSGYAVTYRRGQGASVSVVSGGGGTQGIYSRLDSHCGGGNSTEALQPPSRSPGLSSKADRRAGIHISGPFSVTVPLHITSGLAFGVLQGGGADRGNHRGGQESGDKGEGGEGDRRKGREGERQKGREGDRQEGGEGERHIRVEVMREDKTDLGKRRDEEVTGERRGEAEEDKVEEKEGRGEEEREEEVNGDCVSKPSEESIEESQVQGEGGEGDAENHDYDEDEEGEYMDMKGSVQTALDAPDMSGVRNEVVAIDVPFPLMEKDDEQDQDCPLDFQDTFGFLDLMDSSVSSQMFQEFSVEPHHGDDEYEDEVEHRSPGLSHDRPDPVTWPPVDAQTQIQTQTPIHRPLSIDQYGRANKSMSLPYMSRPFLPALSSSSEEEEEEDEEGDDDYDKEDEEDDDDMFCKSLPSSLVFNRLTWSGPQTDLENSLSPAPVPSQPLDGASDDAPIPSSEPRMPPEHLDIDSPDCCYQSVEVLRHSKAEEKNSLEAMKVVEEEDAEQDRDSQEKDQADTLTNTCTERSPSLCCTDIEESCHLVETSIMEEEETPDDIERSHASASASTDCEEASLQTTRVHLKLKDEEEVLKSQCAEEGVILEGYNGDTVSEAEAENPEEHLLTACHIVSCAEEPENIVNERSEEVSRDSAGDVKEHPEKGAKRERAGEKENGEEKKVEEEMEERDDRNGGGLDKLEGKETACEGDMGKREEREVLKELEKTEEKDVGVMVGVEEKEQGGMIEEEDDRIAGDEREVGEEDTKQEEVIYEEMMSIVARDDMMESGERKDREGETEGSTFIEEVIETKEDGEMIGVQQKEIMKEIDESKASEEMSAKEEAKRAVEGVDTMGETEEEAAGERVEKMSIDNEKQNLEAQHVLERRQRDIDLIKDVVGEGYEEGEKEMEVGDVIREEEGDSIRVVQQETDEKKKKKKKKKGEMKEQLKTPTIEEREEDLKEIKINSKNKYEGENEAMDSKVASEKGVGRVLVVSKQQTPPKVYQARSVPVVPPKPHHCRITALNLRQQQHQRERRETDRDSGKGKVHRTLGQQDKERKMEGKPEDDKVSETERGWNEDGEDEGRGKKEAQSGGVRERRRDVDEGGVKDMMKNSPISMCFDEAVAMGIKRGREKEGSEREKKKERGYEVQ from the exons ATGCGGAGACTCCGGAGAAAAGGAGGGAACAATGAGAAGGTGTTTGGCTGTGACCTGTTGGACCACTTGTCCACTACCTGTCAGGAGA TTCCCCAGGTGCTGCGAAGCTGCAGTGAATTCATTGAGGAGCACGGGGTGGTAGATGGGATCTACAGGCTATCTGGGGTGTCATCCAACACACAGAAACTAAG GGGTGAGTTTGACAGTGAGGGGACCCCGGATCTCAATAAGGATGTGTACCTGCAGGACATTCACTGTGTCAGCTCTGTCTGCAAGGCCTACTTCAGAGAGTTACCCAATCCCCTCCTCACATACCAGCTCTATGACAAATATGCT GAAGCTGTGGCGATTCAgttggaggaggagaggctggTTAAGATTAAGGATGTGCTGAAAGAGTTACCCGCTCCCCATTACAA AACTCTGGAGTTCCTGATGCGTCACCTTGTCAAGATGGCTTCTCATTCCTCACACACCAATATGCATTCCCGGAACCTCGCCATTGTTTGGGCTCCGAACCTTCTCag GTCAAAGGACATTGAGGCGTCAGGGTTTAACGGTACAGCAGCCTTTATGGAGGTGAGGGTCCAGTCTATCGTGGTGGAATTCATCCTCACCCACGTGCCCCAGCTGTTTCCTGATTCAG GTATTACGGAGCGCCGGAAGTCACTCCCATCTCCCTCTATACACAATCCAGAGGAACCATTCTTCCGGGCCATTCCATTCCAGTTAGGCAACATCAGCCCAGGGGACGGTCCCCCTGCCATGCGTTCCTACCACGCCATCATAGACGGGACAGACAA GAGGAAGGGATCTCTTAAGGGCAGGAAGTGGAAGTCCATCTTCAATTTAGGAGGCAGACTCCATGACCCGAGACGGAGGAACAAGAACTCGGCCAAAG AAAAAGAGAGAACTGTCTTGAGGCCAGCGAAGAGCATGGATTCCCTGAGCTCTGTGCCCTATCCGCATGAAG GTTCCAGACAACGACCCCCTTCCACTGTGATGTCCCCCCTGGCTCAGCCCTCTCCCTGTACCCAGGGGGGTGCGGAGGGAGGGGCATccagtagtggtggtgatgtggGCAGCGGGTATGCTGTGACCTACCGAAGGGGTCAGGGGGCTAGTGTGAGTGTAGTGAGCGGGGGCGGAGGAACACAGGGCATATACAGTCGACTGGACAGTCACTGTGGTGGGGGCAACAGCACTGAGGCTCTGCAACCCCCATCCAGATCCCCAGGACTCTCCAGCAAAGCCGACCGGCGGGCAGGGATCCACATCTCCGGACCTTTCTCGGTCACAGTACCCCTTCACATCACATCAGGCCTGGCCTTTGGGGTGCTGCAGGGGGGTGGAGCGGACAGGGGCAACcatagaggaggacaggagagtgGCGATAAAGGAGAGGGCGGGGAGGGTGACAGACggaagggaagggagggggagagacagaagggaagggagggtgacagacaggagggaggtgAAGGGGAAAGGCACATCCGAGTAGAAGTTATGAGGGAGGATAAGACTGACCTAGGCAAGAGAAGAGATGAAGAGgtaacaggggagaggagaggtgaggcagAGGAAGATAAAGTTGAAgaaaaggagggaagaggagaagaggagagagaagaggaagtgaATGGGGACTGTGTATCTAAGCCATCAGAAGAGAGCATTGAAGAGAGTCAGGTTCAGGGTGAGGGTGGAGAAGGGGATGCAGAAAACCATGACTACGATGAGGATGAAGAGGGAGAATACATGG ATATGAAAGGCTCTGTGCAGACTGCCCTGGATGCCCCAGATATGTCAGGTGTCAGAAATGAAGTAGTTGCCATAGATGTGCCATTTCCTCTGATGGAGAAGGACGATGAACAAGACCAGGACTGTCCACTGGACTTTCAGGATACTTTTGGATTCCTGGACCTTATGGACAGCAGTGTCTCCAGCCAG aTGTTCCAAGAGTTCTCAGTGGAGCCTCATCATGGGGATGATGAGTATGAAGACGAGGTGGAGCATAGATCCCCAGGACTCTCACATGACAGACCAGACCCTGTCACATGGCCACCTGTAGATGCACAGACACAAATACAGACACAAACGCCCATACACAGGCCTCTAAGCATAGATCAGTATGGGCGAGCCAACAAGTCAATGAGTCTGCCTTACATGTCCCGGCCCTTCCTGCCtgctctgtcttcctcctctgaagaagaagaagaggaggatgaagaaggtGATGATGATTACGACAAagaagatgaggaggatgatgatgacatgttctGTAAAAGTCTACCATCTAGTTTGGTGTTCAACAGACTGACATGGAGTGGACCTCAGACTGACTTGGAGAACAGTTTGTCCCCAGCCCCTGTGCCCTCACAACCACTGGACGGTGCCTCTGATGACGCACCAATTCCTAGTTCTGAGCCCAGAATGCCCCCTGAGCACTTGGACATTGATTCCCCTGACTGCTGTTATCAATCAGTGGAGGTTTTGAGGCATAGCAAAGCTGAAGAAAAGAATAGTCTGGAAGCGATgaaagtggtggaggaggaggatgcagaacAGGATCGAGACAGCCAGGAGAAAGACCAGGCAGACACCCTGACCAATACTTGCACAGAAAG ATCGCCTTCACTTTGCTGCACTGACATAGAAGAAAGTTGTCACTTGGTTGAAACCAGCATCATGGAGGAAGAGGAAACTCCAGATGACATTGAGAGGAGCCACGCTTCAGCATCCGCATCAACTGACTGTGAGGAGGCCTCACTGCAGACCACTAGAGTTCATCTGAAGCTCAAAGACGAGGAAGAGGTCCTGAAGAGTCAATGTGCTGAAGAAGGTGTGATTTTAGAGGGTTATAATGGTGATACAGTGAGCGAAGCCGAGGCAGAAAATCCAGAAGAGCATTTACTGACGGCCTGTCATATTGTTTCCTGTGCTGAAGAGCCAGAGAACATAGTCAATGAGCGATCAGAGGAGGTTTCTAGAGATTCCGCTGGGGATGTAAAAGAGCATCCTGAAAAAGGTGctaagagggagagagcgggagagaaggaaaatggagaggagaagaaggtagaggaagagatggaggaaagagaTGATAGAAACGGGGGAGGATTGGACAAACTAGAGGGAAAAGAAACAGCATGCGAGGGAGATATGggcaaaagagaggagagagaggtattaAAGGAATTGGAAAAAACAGAGGAAAAGGATGTGGGGGTTATGGTGGGAGTGGAGGAGAAGGAACAAGGAGGAATGATTGAAGAAGAGGATGACAGGATAGCAGGTGATGAAAGGGAAGTAGGAGAAGAGGACACAAAGCAGGAAGAGGTCATTTATGAAGAGATGATGAGCATAGTAGCGAGGGATGACATGATGGAAAGTGGAGAGAGGAAGGATAGGGAaggagagactgagggaagcaCATTTATAGAGGAGGTGATAGAAACCAAAGAAGATGGAGAGATGATTGGAGTACAACAGAAAGAGATCATGAAAGAGATAGATGAGAGTAAGGCAAGTGAAGAGATGAGTGCAAAAGAAGAGGCGAAGAGAGCGGTGGAAGGAGTGGATACCATGGGAGAGACTGAGGAAGAGGCAGCTGGAGAAAGGGTGGAAAAGATGTCGATTGATAATGAGAAACAGAACCTAGAGGCACAGCACGTTTTAGAGAGAAGACAAAGAGATATAGATCTTATAAAGGATGTTGTGGGAGAGGgatatgaggagggagagaaagagatggaagtgGGAGATGTAATCAGGGAGGAAGAAGGAGATAGTATACGTGTGGTCCAACAGGAGACAgatgagaagaagaagaagaagaagaagaagaaaggagAGATGAAAGAGCAACTAAAGACACCAACAATAGAGGAAAGAGAAGAAGACCTGAAAGAGATCAAGATAAACAGCAAAAACAAATATGAGGGAGAAAACGAAGCGATGGATAGTAAAGTGGCGTCTGAAAAAGGGGTGGGGAGAGTGCTGGTCGTGTCTAAACAACAAACACCCCCTAAAGTGTATCAAGCAAGATCAGTGCCAGTGGTACCACCCAAGCCACATCACTGCCGAATAACTGCACTGAACCTCAGACAACAGCAGcaccagagggagaggagagagacagacagagacagtggaAAGGGAAAGGTACACAGGACTTTGGGACAGCAAGAtaaggagagaaagatggaaggAAAGCCAGAGGATGACAAAGTCAGCGAGACAGAACGAGGGTGGAATGAGGATGGGGAAGATGAGGGCAGAGGCAAAAAGGAGGCACAGAGtgggggggtgagggagaggaggagagatgtggATGAGGGGGGAGTGAAAGACATGATGAAGAACAGTCCAATCAGTATGTGTTTTGATGAAGCTGTTGCCATGGGaatcaagagagggagagagaaagagggcagtgaaagggagaaaaaaaaagagagaggataTGAAGTACAATAA